Proteins encoded in a region of the Pseudothermotoga elfii DSM 9442 = NBRC 107921 genome:
- a CDS encoding VWA domain-containing protein, protein MSVRCISMDLRSRLARRCQKNCCDHHRCVYRFRLWSELVFFSGCNTSMYAVDFALRETGIQLYYCQPEQNKMAQVELEESYSQLVNDRVRLSNFDALEKINNQVRRLSWPFDQREIELKNLPLVDSKYYFAWLSDWSEYDFVSKVEVKITLSGAGNIANFVYYPLYNPDATIAERVSEKDIALVLKDESGLSMLGKNNVSVSLYKVMGELDRMEAVTGESDENGVVNFGKRQVGRYYYMLYADGRPADRYDQLCYTARGWIEVGLDSATPTEMIAFTKSKSAELFRAFGLLRELRELEIYNDKIEAFVENAEEWLEGLKENGLTLVELEAVKRFNTALAAIVNCSGYACTVQTRASDDALKVVEKINGMIRKAEEIVEKLESAKQIIMTIVNTFIDIITGNWSGAASNLTIQELVDRLVNYVKNDLLDDIMETVEQKLAEVIRDPEKIIDYFQSYVKDWVKQKLSPDQIRDNVYNFVEEELVYEKFTSHMEQQIEKVLFETQKLVEENIGKHWDIDERSSLIRESFYQMRNDLMSDLFDVSYKALSEKDSIDDWESCLSTLRELIPLIVEFIELFEVRYPELSSIKAGLETLYEALDTMGALTRTYELALKVDYLNPLSERVQQIVDMVFQFK, encoded by the coding sequence ATGAGCGTACGATGCATTTCTATGGACCTTAGATCTCGACTGGCGAGAAGATGCCAGAAAAATTGTTGTGATCATCACAGATGTGTTTACAGATTCCGTCTATGGTCCGAACTGGTATTTTTTTCAGGGTGTAATACGTCGATGTATGCGGTAGATTTTGCATTGCGAGAAACAGGTATTCAGCTATACTATTGCCAGCCAGAGCAAAACAAAATGGCTCAGGTGGAACTTGAAGAATCCTATTCGCAGCTCGTGAACGATAGGGTCAGGCTATCTAATTTTGATGCACTTGAAAAAATCAACAACCAGGTCAGAAGACTCAGCTGGCCTTTTGATCAGCGAGAAATAGAATTGAAAAACTTGCCGCTCGTTGATTCAAAGTATTATTTTGCATGGCTAAGTGATTGGAGCGAGTATGATTTTGTCAGCAAAGTTGAAGTAAAAATAACTTTGTCAGGTGCTGGTAATATTGCAAATTTCGTTTATTATCCTCTGTATAACCCCGATGCTACTATCGCTGAAAGAGTATCAGAAAAAGATATAGCTCTTGTTTTAAAAGATGAATCTGGTCTATCAATGCTTGGAAAAAACAATGTTTCGGTAAGCCTTTACAAAGTTATGGGTGAATTGGACAGAATGGAAGCCGTGACAGGTGAAAGTGATGAAAATGGTGTTGTGAATTTTGGAAAAAGGCAAGTTGGAAGATATTACTACATGCTGTATGCCGACGGACGTCCAGCTGATAGGTACGATCAGCTGTGTTACACGGCAAGGGGCTGGATCGAGGTTGGGTTGGATAGTGCTACACCAACCGAGATGATTGCTTTTACAAAGAGTAAATCAGCTGAGCTGTTCAGAGCTTTCGGTTTGCTCAGAGAACTCAGAGAATTAGAGATATACAACGACAAAATTGAGGCTTTTGTTGAGAATGCTGAAGAATGGTTGGAAGGTCTCAAAGAAAATGGCTTGACGCTCGTTGAACTGGAAGCGGTGAAAAGGTTTAACACCGCTCTTGCTGCGATAGTGAACTGCTCAGGATACGCCTGTACAGTTCAAACAAGAGCCAGCGATGATGCACTCAAGGTGGTTGAAAAGATAAATGGAATGATACGGAAAGCTGAAGAAATTGTGGAAAAACTTGAGTCGGCAAAGCAAATAATCATGACCATCGTAAACACTTTTATAGACATCATTACCGGCAACTGGAGCGGTGCTGCATCAAATTTAACTATACAAGAACTCGTAGATCGTTTGGTGAACTATGTAAAAAACGACTTGCTTGACGATATTATGGAAACAGTTGAGCAAAAATTGGCAGAAGTAATAAGAGATCCAGAAAAAATCATTGATTATTTTCAGAGTTATGTCAAAGATTGGGTAAAACAAAAATTAAGTCCAGATCAAATAAGAGATAATGTTTACAATTTTGTTGAAGAAGAGCTTGTTTATGAGAAATTCACTTCTCACATGGAACAGCAAATAGAAAAGGTTCTGTTTGAAACTCAAAAACTCGTGGAAGAAAACATCGGAAAGCACTGGGATATTGACGAGAGATCATCGCTGATCAGAGAAAGTTTTTATCAGATGCGCAACGATTTGATGAGTGATCTCTTTGATGTTTCCTACAAAGCATTGAGTGAGAAAGATTCAATAGATGACTGGGAGAGCTGTTTATCGACACTGAGAGAGCTGATTCCACTGATTGTAGAATTCATAGAATTGTTTGAAGTTCGCTACCCTGAGCTATCTTCAATTAAAGCCGGGCTCGAAACGTTGTATGAAGCGCTGGACACCATGGGTGCCCTCACAAGAACGTACGAACTGGCCTTGAAGGTGGATTATTTGAATCCGCTCAGTGAACGTGTTCAACAAATAGTAGACATGGTTTTTCAATTCAAATGA
- a CDS encoding DegT/DnrJ/EryC1/StrS family aminotransferase has translation MIPLSKPYLTDVEIETIMNVMKSDRLSMGEYTNLFERKIASVANVNYAVAVNSGTSALHLILRALGVEEFDFMLVPSFTFVASANVALFERAIPVFVDIDERTYNMDPDALEKLLRDIERGCVHIGNNRVDIKKVRFLMTVDVFGQPVNYDRVLSIAHDWNLKVIEDSCEALGSEYRARPCGSFGEAGAFAFYPNKQITTGEGGIIVTNNKELAMLCKSMRNQGRGEEEDWLNHVRLGFNYRIDELSAALGYAQLTHLEEILEKRNNVALSYNQLLSRYNWVQIPHIEDYTTKIGWFVYVVKLDEKINRDRVMDYMNKRGIQVRNYFTPIHLQPFYRKLFGFSEGMLPVTERVSKSTLALPFYTTLTLQEQETVIEILKEAVERVG, from the coding sequence ATGATTCCACTTTCAAAACCATATTTGACAGATGTGGAAATTGAAACAATCATGAATGTCATGAAAAGCGACAGATTAAGTATGGGAGAATATACGAATCTTTTTGAAAGAAAAATCGCATCTGTTGCAAATGTCAATTATGCAGTGGCAGTTAACAGCGGAACTTCAGCACTTCATCTCATATTAAGAGCTCTTGGTGTGGAAGAATTTGATTTTATGCTCGTTCCCTCTTTCACTTTTGTTGCTTCAGCAAATGTTGCGCTTTTTGAACGTGCTATTCCTGTTTTTGTGGACATAGACGAGAGAACCTACAACATGGATCCCGATGCACTTGAAAAGCTTTTGAGAGATATTGAACGTGGTTGCGTGCACATAGGAAACAATCGCGTAGATATCAAAAAGGTTCGTTTTTTGATGACTGTAGATGTTTTTGGTCAGCCTGTTAATTACGACAGAGTATTGTCAATTGCTCACGACTGGAATTTAAAAGTCATTGAAGATTCCTGTGAGGCTCTTGGTTCAGAATATAGAGCAAGACCCTGTGGCAGCTTCGGTGAAGCTGGCGCATTTGCGTTTTATCCGAATAAACAAATTACCACCGGTGAAGGAGGAATAATAGTTACTAATAACAAAGAATTAGCCATGCTTTGCAAGAGTATGAGAAATCAAGGAAGAGGGGAAGAAGAAGATTGGTTGAACCACGTGAGATTGGGATTCAATTACCGTATTGATGAACTTTCAGCTGCATTGGGATATGCGCAGCTTACCCATCTGGAGGAAATTCTTGAGAAGAGAAATAATGTTGCTTTAAGCTATAATCAATTGCTTTCAAGATATAATTGGGTTCAGATACCTCATATAGAAGACTACACAACCAAAATAGGCTGGTTTGTTTATGTTGTAAAGCTCGATGAGAAAATAAACAGAGACAGGGTAATGGATTATATGAATAAAAGAGGTATTCAGGTAAGAAATTATTTCACGCCAATTCATCTACAGCCATTTTACAGAAAACTTTTCGGTTTTTCCGAGGGAATGTTGCCTGTAACTGAAAGAGTTTCAAAAAGTACACTTGCATTGCCTTTTTATACAACTTTGACTTTGCAAGAGCAGGAAACAGTTATAGAAATTTTGAAAGAGGCGGTAGAAAGGGTGGGGTAG
- a CDS encoding phosphopentomutase has translation MRVIAIVLDSVGIGEMPDSSEYGDQGSNTLVNTARAVGKLNLPNLAKMGLGNLDTIEGVPSMPAKGAYGVMLEKSPGKDSTTGHWELAGIILKKPFDLFPNGFPENLIKEFEKRTGRRVIGNKPASGTEIIKELGLEHEQTGALIVYTSADSVFQIAAKEEIVPVEELYRCCEIARDLLDEFGFKVGRVIARPFTGNYPDYVRTPRRHDYSLEPEDEMLLDVLVQSDIPVYGVGKIYDLYAGRGITESYKTDSNIDGIQKTIKLIMEKQHTCFIYTNLVDYDMKYGHRNDPHGYAKALEEFDFNLPEIWKNMKEDDFLFITADHGCDPTTPSTDHSRERVPILVCGSKVRKNVYLGIRESFADFGQTIADLFGVRKLNNGTSFKSLLLH, from the coding sequence ATGAGAGTAATTGCAATAGTTCTTGACAGTGTTGGTATAGGTGAGATGCCAGATTCATCAGAGTATGGAGATCAGGGCAGCAACACACTTGTCAACACAGCAAGAGCTGTAGGAAAACTGAATCTACCGAATCTCGCCAAAATGGGTCTTGGAAATTTAGACACCATAGAAGGAGTACCTTCAATGCCTGCAAAAGGCGCATATGGTGTTATGCTTGAAAAAAGCCCTGGCAAAGATTCCACAACCGGTCACTGGGAACTGGCCGGTATTATATTGAAAAAACCTTTTGATTTGTTTCCAAATGGTTTCCCGGAAAATTTGATAAAAGAATTTGAAAAGCGAACTGGAAGAAGGGTTATTGGAAACAAGCCAGCTTCTGGTACAGAAATAATAAAAGAGCTCGGATTGGAACATGAACAAACAGGTGCTCTGATAGTTTACACATCCGCAGATAGCGTTTTTCAGATCGCGGCAAAGGAAGAAATAGTGCCAGTCGAAGAGCTGTATCGCTGCTGTGAAATAGCGAGGGATTTACTTGATGAATTTGGTTTCAAAGTTGGGCGTGTTATAGCCAGGCCATTTACAGGAAATTATCCAGATTATGTGAGAACACCAAGGAGGCATGATTATTCACTTGAGCCTGAAGATGAAATGCTCCTTGATGTGCTCGTTCAAAGCGATATACCTGTTTACGGCGTTGGAAAAATCTACGATCTCTATGCAGGAAGGGGAATCACAGAGAGCTATAAGACCGATAGTAATATAGATGGTATTCAGAAAACCATAAAGTTGATTATGGAAAAGCAGCACACGTGTTTTATTTATACAAATCTGGTGGATTACGATATGAAGTACGGCCATAGAAATGATCCTCATGGGTATGCTAAGGCACTTGAAGAATTTGATTTTAATTTACCTGAGATATGGAAAAATATGAAAGAAGATGATTTTTTATTCATCACCGCTGATCATGGCTGTGATCCAACGACGCCATCAACAGATCATTCAAGAGAGAGAGTTCCAATACTTGTATGCGGTTCAAAAGTTAGAAAGAACGTTTATCTCGGTATTCGAGAAAGCTTCGCAGATTTTGGCCAGACTATAGCTGATTTGTTTGGCGTAAGAAAATTAAATAACGGTACTTCTTTCAAATCGTTGCTTCTTCATTGA
- a CDS encoding SLC45 family MFS transporter produces MRFKYWKIFLLGFGFFGISVLWPLYNAYVPIFLKDFALPSFAVGIVMTIDNILAIIMLPYIGTLSDQTRTKLGRRKPYILIGAPAGALFFALIPVARNLKSLLLMMIIIIVMNISMALFRSPLIALMPDVTPSKYRSQANGIVNFMGGFGALLAYFAGKPLYDKNYAYPFFAGAIIMLIANILVLLFIRESSEYTIKSQENSKLFEIVRKGNRELFDNLRDVFRAKEKSLFFILVSILLWFIGFNALETFFTSYAKFHLNISESTGALILGVFSLTFMLFSIPAGWIGSKFGRKRTISIGLLILMICLTIIAVLSKLITDGMIINIFFVMFSISGIGWALINVNSLPMVVDMTRSEKAGGYTGLYYFFSMAANIFAPPLAGGFIDIAGYESLLFFSLIFIICSFITMRFVKRGEIVS; encoded by the coding sequence ATGCGGTTCAAATACTGGAAGATTTTTTTGCTCGGTTTTGGTTTTTTCGGTATAAGTGTTTTATGGCCCTTGTACAACGCTTATGTACCTATTTTTTTGAAAGATTTTGCACTGCCTTCGTTCGCAGTGGGGATAGTGATGACCATTGATAATATTTTAGCCATAATAATGCTTCCATATATAGGTACGTTGAGTGATCAGACAAGGACAAAACTTGGTAGGAGAAAACCATATATTCTTATCGGAGCGCCTGCTGGTGCTTTATTTTTTGCCTTAATTCCAGTTGCAAGAAATCTCAAATCTTTACTTTTAATGATGATAATAATAATAGTTATGAATATATCTATGGCTTTATTTCGTTCACCTTTGATAGCTTTGATGCCAGATGTGACGCCATCAAAATATCGAAGCCAGGCAAATGGAATCGTTAATTTCATGGGTGGCTTTGGAGCTCTTCTGGCATATTTTGCAGGTAAACCTCTCTATGACAAAAATTACGCTTACCCATTTTTTGCAGGGGCAATTATAATGCTTATTGCAAATATACTGGTGTTACTTTTCATAAGAGAATCAAGTGAGTATACTATTAAGTCGCAGGAAAATTCAAAATTGTTCGAAATTGTAAGAAAAGGGAATAGAGAATTGTTCGATAACCTGAGAGATGTTTTCAGGGCAAAGGAAAAGAGTCTTTTCTTTATTTTGGTATCTATACTGCTCTGGTTTATAGGATTCAACGCTCTGGAGACATTTTTTACAAGCTACGCCAAGTTTCATCTGAATATCTCTGAAAGCACCGGGGCTCTTATTTTAGGGGTATTTTCACTCACGTTCATGTTGTTTTCAATTCCGGCTGGATGGATTGGCAGCAAATTTGGAAGAAAAAGAACAATAAGTATTGGCTTATTAATATTAATGATTTGTTTGACCATAATTGCAGTGCTGTCGAAATTAATAACCGATGGCATGATAATAAATATCTTTTTTGTAATGTTTTCGATTAGCGGGATCGGCTGGGCGCTGATAAACGTAAATTCTTTACCAATGGTTGTTGACATGACCAGATCTGAAAAAGCGGGGGGATATACAGGGCTATATTATTTCTTCTCTATGGCAGCAAACATATTTGCTCCCCCGCTTGCAGGTGGTTTTATAGATATTGCCGGTTACGAATCTCTGTTATTTTTCTCCTTGATTTTCATAATTTGCTCCTTTATCACCATGAGGTTTGTGAAAAGAGGAGAAATAGTTTCGTGA
- the lnt gene encoding apolipoprotein N-acyltransferase has protein sequence MLWLFFSSFLTALSMPGFVAGCIVWFSLVPFLKSLEKKGPLFGALYGFLYFYAFSAINLYWVLPVLMENMPRTFGKFHALTGFLVFLLMLAFEALPFAAFGFLYGLLENSVKKHPIKEVLFTASAYTLFDFIRSLGEMGFTGGTLSDALYRDTGILQLAPIIGSYGLTFIIVAVNCWLYIIWRKSSRPIEKIVFVVLAINVISHLANIFLPLPHTSDQSLAAIQTNTSQDVKYNQSSYYLYEQFKPMLVELKDTLVVMPEDVFPFDPRGSDIAQQMKELCRQNNLQILIGTLSVNSKIQNSVFLVNELGFVSKYSKVKLFPFVERLPYEKVFGIFSFLQGLNYLDPGEEYEPLTVENYPLIGVQICFESYFSEPSRQLVKKGARVLLVCTNDGWFSFDTALKQHFAKAVIRAVETRRQVIQVSNAGITGSIDPYGRIVEVARIRSFEKVDFDIIPNEAITIYTKTGDLVIWFCLGIVVFMLFFPGERTLGTKRRIWK, from the coding sequence GTGCTCTGGCTTTTCTTTTCTTCTTTTTTGACAGCTCTTTCAATGCCGGGTTTTGTGGCAGGATGTATAGTTTGGTTTTCTCTCGTCCCATTTTTAAAATCTCTTGAGAAAAAAGGGCCACTTTTTGGGGCATTGTATGGATTTCTATATTTCTACGCATTTTCGGCAATAAATCTGTACTGGGTATTGCCGGTTTTGATGGAAAACATGCCGAGGACATTTGGAAAATTCCATGCATTAACTGGTTTTCTCGTTTTTTTACTGATGCTTGCCTTTGAGGCTCTTCCTTTTGCTGCGTTTGGTTTTCTTTATGGTTTGTTAGAGAATTCTGTAAAAAAACACCCCATCAAAGAGGTTCTTTTTACAGCTTCGGCTTATACTCTTTTCGATTTTATCAGGAGCCTTGGCGAAATGGGGTTTACGGGAGGTACTTTGTCTGACGCCTTGTACAGAGACACGGGTATTTTACAACTGGCTCCCATCATTGGTTCGTACGGGTTAACTTTTATCATTGTTGCGGTGAATTGCTGGTTGTATATTATATGGAGGAAGAGTTCAAGACCCATTGAAAAAATAGTTTTTGTTGTACTTGCTATAAACGTCATTTCTCATCTGGCGAATATATTTCTTCCATTACCTCACACTTCAGATCAGTCACTTGCTGCAATTCAAACCAACACATCTCAAGACGTGAAGTATAACCAATCTTCGTACTATCTTTATGAGCAATTTAAGCCTATGCTTGTTGAATTGAAAGACACGCTTGTTGTAATGCCTGAAGATGTTTTTCCATTTGACCCAAGAGGGAGTGACATAGCTCAACAAATGAAAGAATTGTGCAGGCAAAACAATCTACAGATACTCATAGGTACTTTGTCAGTTAATTCAAAAATTCAGAATTCCGTTTTTCTCGTAAATGAGCTTGGCTTTGTTAGCAAATACTCAAAAGTAAAGCTATTTCCGTTTGTCGAGAGACTTCCATATGAAAAGGTTTTTGGTATTTTTTCTTTTCTGCAAGGGCTTAATTACCTGGATCCTGGTGAGGAGTATGAACCGCTGACTGTGGAAAATTATCCTTTGATAGGTGTTCAGATATGTTTTGAATCTTATTTTTCTGAGCCTTCGAGGCAGCTTGTCAAAAAAGGAGCCCGGGTTCTCTTAGTTTGTACAAACGATGGATGGTTTTCTTTTGATACAGCGTTAAAACAACATTTTGCTAAAGCAGTTATTAGAGCTGTTGAAACACGCCGTCAGGTGATACAGGTTTCGAATGCTGGTATCACTGGCTCAATAGATCCCTATGGGCGAATTGTAGAGGTAGCGAGAATCAGATCTTTTGAAAAAGTAGATTTTGATATCATACCAAATGAAGCAATAACCATTTACACAAAAACTGGTGATCTTGTCATATGGTTTTGCCTTGGTATAGTAGTTTTCATGTTATTCTTTCCTGGAGAAAGGACTTTAGGCACGAAAAGGAGGATCTGGAAATGA
- a CDS encoding Cof-type HAD-IIB family hydrolase yields MVKLVCIDLDGTLLNQEKKVSSQDKTAIELARKKGIKITVMTGRSYYSALPYVKEIGLNIPVVFQNGALIATPSLSDIFRCLLLPSKVALYAVELSFKYGLYPIVYESFFSHKDMFVKGEYCGAFNSYLIFNSQRLNKVDNLFQILKSRDEIAEIAVIGKEDTAELFLEQLCEQTDEFTSIKNQHIDGEVFLEIFSKGVGKEIALDFLLELFHLNADEVMYIGDNYNDLGVMQKVGLPVAMSNAPDEVKKYARFITASNDESGVSLAIKKFLMEV; encoded by the coding sequence ATGGTAAAGCTTGTATGCATAGATCTGGATGGGACATTATTAAATCAAGAGAAAAAGGTCTCGTCTCAAGACAAAACCGCTATAGAACTTGCAAGAAAAAAAGGCATAAAAATAACCGTGATGACTGGAAGAAGTTATTATTCTGCTCTGCCGTATGTGAAAGAAATCGGTCTGAATATACCTGTGGTTTTTCAGAATGGGGCACTCATTGCAACGCCATCATTAAGTGATATCTTTCGCTGTCTGCTACTTCCATCAAAAGTTGCTCTATATGCTGTCGAACTATCTTTCAAATATGGGCTCTATCCGATTGTGTATGAGTCTTTTTTCAGTCACAAAGATATGTTTGTCAAAGGAGAATATTGCGGAGCTTTCAATTCATATTTGATTTTTAACAGCCAGAGACTAAACAAAGTTGACAACTTATTTCAGATTCTTAAATCGCGCGATGAAATAGCAGAAATAGCGGTTATTGGAAAAGAAGATACAGCTGAGTTATTTTTAGAGCAGCTATGTGAGCAAACAGATGAGTTCACGTCAATAAAAAACCAGCATATTGACGGGGAGGTTTTCTTAGAAATTTTTTCTAAAGGCGTTGGCAAAGAAATAGCTCTTGATTTTTTGCTCGAATTATTTCATCTTAATGCCGATGAAGTTATGTACATAGGTGATAATTACAATGATCTTGGTGTGATGCAAAAAGTAGGCTTGCCTGTGGCTATGAGCAATGCACCGGATGAAGTAAAAAAATATGCAAGATTTATCACAGCGTCAAATGACGAGTCGGGTGTCTCATTAGCTATAAAAAAGTTTTTAATGGAGGTTTGA
- a CDS encoding MBL fold metallo-hydrolase translates to MRIAFLGTAAAITTENRDNTSFLVGDTLIECSGNAFGKMRKLGYNPLRLKNVIITHGHVDHVYGLPSLVEMMRLSGRENPLKIYVSEVFSNLVKTYLGMFNFMEKERRFPVEVEEIRYGFQLIDEDLIIEFFPVKHSVENFGLKIKSFDSIVVYSSDTEPCKEVIEQSFGADLLIHEATCSYLFSKRIEGHTCAEDAARIAQQCGVKILCLVHLGPDINNDKKLIDELKKFFLGDILIPGDLEKIIL, encoded by the coding sequence ATGAGAATAGCATTCTTAGGAACTGCTGCAGCTATAACCACAGAAAATAGAGACAACACCTCTTTTTTAGTTGGTGATACTCTCATTGAATGTTCGGGCAACGCTTTTGGAAAGATGAGAAAACTTGGTTATAACCCTTTAAGGCTCAAAAATGTAATAATAACCCATGGTCACGTTGATCACGTTTATGGATTGCCTTCATTGGTCGAAATGATGAGATTGTCAGGAAGGGAAAATCCTTTGAAAATTTATGTTTCAGAGGTTTTTTCAAATCTTGTAAAAACATATCTCGGTATGTTCAATTTTATGGAAAAAGAAAGAAGGTTTCCTGTTGAAGTTGAGGAAATACGATATGGTTTTCAGCTAATCGATGAAGACTTGATCATCGAATTTTTTCCTGTAAAGCATTCCGTTGAAAATTTCGGATTGAAGATTAAGTCGTTTGATTCAATTGTTGTTTATTCAAGCGATACAGAACCATGCAAAGAGGTTATAGAACAATCTTTCGGTGCTGATTTACTTATACATGAAGCAACATGCAGCTATCTTTTTTCAAAACGTATTGAAGGCCATACATGCGCTGAAGATGCTGCGAGAATCGCTCAACAATGTGGCGTAAAGATTTTGTGCCTGGTGCATTTAGGTCCGGATATTAACAATGATAAAAAGCTTATTGACGAGCTTAAAAAGTTCTTTCTGGGTGACATATTAATACCAGGCGATCTGGAAAAAATCATTTTGTGA
- a CDS encoding vWA domain-containing protein, which translates to MRRAILLAVLFCTNFLLAREISLREFELWDRDGLVNSIWCSVTVKDGLSFVPDLSLNNFEITETAYDKYGDLIEERPVSFDNIYYQFDGEGFWEKSVNSDKLDIVFLIDCTGSMYERMEEIKEELLKFVDRLRANNTDFRIVVAEYSVEDEPGWPSGNEADRFLGPAMINEIKHEIQELGTAGEGWNFT; encoded by the coding sequence ATGAGGAGAGCAATCCTTCTTGCTGTGCTTTTCTGCACGAATTTTCTCCTTGCACGCGAAATTTCACTGAGAGAATTTGAACTCTGGGACCGGGATGGACTGGTGAACTCAATATGGTGCTCTGTAACTGTAAAAGATGGTTTGAGTTTTGTACCAGATTTGTCTCTCAATAACTTCGAAATTACGGAAACTGCTTATGACAAATATGGTGATTTGATTGAGGAAAGACCAGTTAGTTTTGACAACATTTATTATCAATTTGACGGAGAAGGATTCTGGGAAAAATCTGTGAACTCAGACAAACTGGATATAGTTTTTCTGATTGATTGCACAGGTTCTATGTATGAACGCATGGAGGAAATTAAAGAAGAGCTGCTCAAGTTCGTGGACAGACTCAGAGCAAACAACACAGACTTCAGGATTGTTGTTGCAGAGTACAGCGTTGAAGATGAACCAGGATGGCCAAGCGGAAATGAGGCAGACAGATTCCTGGGACCAGCAATGATAAATGAGATCAAGCACGAGATTCAAGAGCTTGGCACAGCAGGAGAAGGTTGGAATTTTACATGA